The Brassica napus cultivar Da-Ae unplaced genomic scaffold, Da-Ae ScsIHWf_18;HRSCAF=40, whole genome shotgun sequence genome has a window encoding:
- the LOC106400672 gene encoding uncharacterized protein LOC106400672 isoform X4, which yields MRGCNEERLKRKLKTSPKGQARKAKHLVAEKGHVKPANYLDSHQKILIGIATKGGMLSSVLNSVANCQRQAEERLKRSVVMVQATFMSKQAQENYRRMKLTHEEAQDKQVVISTLVERSHLRFHRGEKA from the exons ATGAGAGGATGCAATG AGGAGAGGCTAAAGAGGAAGCTGAAAACAAGCCCAAAGGGTCAAGCCAGAAAGGCAAAACATTTG GTTGCTGAGAAAGGACATGTTAAACCTGCAAACTATTTAGATTCACATCAGAAGATTCTTATAGGTATTGCCACTAAAGGAGGTATGCTTTCCTCAGTGCTGAATTCAG TGGCTAACTGTCAGAGACAAGCAGAGGAGAGGCTAAAGAGATCTGTAGTGATGGTCCAAGCCACGTTCATGTCTAAGCAAGCCCAAGAAAATTACAGGAGGATGAAGCTCACTCATGAAGAAGCTCAG GACAAACAAGTCGTCATTTCTACGCTGGTGGAAAGGAGTCATCTCAGGTTTCATAGAGGAGAAAAAGCCTAA
- the LOC106400672 gene encoding uncharacterized protein LOC106400672 isoform X3, translated as MRGCNAEERLKRKLKTSPKGQARKAKHLVAEKGHVKPANYLDSHQKILIGIATKGGMLSSVLNSVANCQRQAEERLKRSVVMVQATFMSKQAQENYRRMKLTHEEAQDKQVVISTLVERSHLRFHRGEKA; from the exons ATGAGAGGATGCAATG CAGAGGAGAGGCTAAAGAGGAAGCTGAAAACAAGCCCAAAGGGTCAAGCCAGAAAGGCAAAACATTTG GTTGCTGAGAAAGGACATGTTAAACCTGCAAACTATTTAGATTCACATCAGAAGATTCTTATAGGTATTGCCACTAAAGGAGGTATGCTTTCCTCAGTGCTGAATTCAG TGGCTAACTGTCAGAGACAAGCAGAGGAGAGGCTAAAGAGATCTGTAGTGATGGTCCAAGCCACGTTCATGTCTAAGCAAGCCCAAGAAAATTACAGGAGGATGAAGCTCACTCATGAAGAAGCTCAG GACAAACAAGTCGTCATTTCTACGCTGGTGGAAAGGAGTCATCTCAGGTTTCATAGAGGAGAAAAAGCCTAA
- the LOC106400672 gene encoding uncharacterized protein LOC106400672 isoform X1 — translation MRGCNAEERLKRKLKTSPKGQARKAKHLVLHWSHSLTNLLCAHCSFDYNSVKQCVKVAEKGHVKPANYLDSHQKILIGIATKGGMLSSVLNSVANCQRQAEERLKRSVVMVQATFMSKQAQENYRRMKLTHEEAQDKQVVISTLVERSHLRFHRGEKA, via the exons ATGAGAGGATGCAATG CAGAGGAGAGGCTAAAGAGGAAGCTGAAAACAAGCCCAAAGGGTCAAGCCAGAAAGGCAAAACATTTGGTATTACATTGGTCTCACTCACTCACCAACCTTTTATGCGCGCATTGTTCTTTTGATTATAATTCAGTGAAACAATGTGTTAAGGTTGCTGAGAAAGGACATGTTAAACCTGCAAACTATTTAGATTCACATCAGAAGATTCTTATAGGTATTGCCACTAAAGGAGGTATGCTTTCCTCAGTGCTGAATTCAG TGGCTAACTGTCAGAGACAAGCAGAGGAGAGGCTAAAGAGATCTGTAGTGATGGTCCAAGCCACGTTCATGTCTAAGCAAGCCCAAGAAAATTACAGGAGGATGAAGCTCACTCATGAAGAAGCTCAG GACAAACAAGTCGTCATTTCTACGCTGGTGGAAAGGAGTCATCTCAGGTTTCATAGAGGAGAAAAAGCCTAA
- the LOC106400672 gene encoding uncharacterized protein LOC106400672 isoform X2 encodes MRGCNEERLKRKLKTSPKGQARKAKHLVLHWSHSLTNLLCAHCSFDYNSVKQCVKVAEKGHVKPANYLDSHQKILIGIATKGGMLSSVLNSVANCQRQAEERLKRSVVMVQATFMSKQAQENYRRMKLTHEEAQDKQVVISTLVERSHLRFHRGEKA; translated from the exons ATGAGAGGATGCAATG AGGAGAGGCTAAAGAGGAAGCTGAAAACAAGCCCAAAGGGTCAAGCCAGAAAGGCAAAACATTTGGTATTACATTGGTCTCACTCACTCACCAACCTTTTATGCGCGCATTGTTCTTTTGATTATAATTCAGTGAAACAATGTGTTAAGGTTGCTGAGAAAGGACATGTTAAACCTGCAAACTATTTAGATTCACATCAGAAGATTCTTATAGGTATTGCCACTAAAGGAGGTATGCTTTCCTCAGTGCTGAATTCAG TGGCTAACTGTCAGAGACAAGCAGAGGAGAGGCTAAAGAGATCTGTAGTGATGGTCCAAGCCACGTTCATGTCTAAGCAAGCCCAAGAAAATTACAGGAGGATGAAGCTCACTCATGAAGAAGCTCAG GACAAACAAGTCGTCATTTCTACGCTGGTGGAAAGGAGTCATCTCAGGTTTCATAGAGGAGAAAAAGCCTAA